One Drosophila virilis strain 15010-1051.87 chromosome 5, Dvir_AGI_RSII-ME, whole genome shotgun sequence DNA window includes the following coding sequences:
- the LOC6626454 gene encoding SAM50-like protein CG7639 gives MSKSPNGGSSPRDPNSKYDLSKINARVDRVNVSGLLRTHNDYVMRAAEGLFKANNFQQLMLEAMAAKSYLHELGIFKDVSVHIDISRGADASPQGYEVTLKGKEYTRIMGSAGTEIGQNEGSLRTELTIPNILGRGESISLQGSYSSTRANDLQLKFWKPFFHTRFRENRPEISFSIFRQTDRYDISSFQTTNLGYLLDFSAHTMLGVDLTHSLQYENSIRDVGLLNKSVPFAIRDHSGPKLASLLRYSLIFDNRDASVFPTRGFLLKSVNEYCGLGGNIAYTSSTAHGEMNVPLFAGLVAQFCARVGVLKETKKTTVLPINNLFYCGGPLTLRGFKYGGAGPVIDGTPIGAQTFWCTGAHLWTPLPFAGVFKGLASHFRLHFFYNMGNSNSFTTDNMRSAFGLGLAVKLAERARIELNYCVPVRRQSTDKVLNGFQFGIGYEFV, from the exons ATGTCCAAGTCGCCAAATGGCGGGTCCTCGCCCAGGGATCCGAACAGTAAATACGATCTGAGCAAAATAAATGCACGCGTGGATCGGGTGAACGTGAGTGGCCTGCTCCGCACCCACAACGACTATGTGATGCGCGCCGCCGAGGGGCTGTTCAAGGCGAACAACTTTCAGCAGCTGATGCTGGAGGCGATGGCGGCCAAATCGTATCTGCATGAGCTGGGCATATTCAAGGATGTGAGCGTGCACATTGACATTAGTCGCGGTGCGGATGCCTCGCCCCAAGGGTATGAGGTGACGCTCAAGGGCAAGGAGTACACACGCATCATGGGCTCGGCGGGCACAGAGATTGGCCAGAACGAGGGCTCCCTGCGCACGGAGCTGACCATACCGAATATACTGGGCCGCGGCGAGAGCATATCACTGCAGGGCAGCTACAGCAGCACCAGAGCAAACGATTTGCAGCTTAAATTCTGGAAGCCCTTCTTTCACACGCGCTTCCGAGAGAATCGACCCGA GATATCGTTCAGCATATTTCGGCAAACAGATCGATATGACATCAGCTCGTTTCAGACAACTAATCTGGGCTACTTGCTGGACTTCAGCGCACACACAATGCTGGGCGTGGAT CTCACACACTCTCTGCAGTATGAGAACTCCATCAGGGACGTGGGCCTGTTGAACAAGTCGGTGCCCTTCGCAATTCGCGATCACAGTGGACCCAAATTGGCATCGCTGCTGCGTTATTCGCTCATCTTTGACAATCGGGATGCCAGCGTGTTTCCCACGCGCGGCTTTCTGCTGAAGTCCGTCAACGAGTATTGCGGCTTGGGTGGCAACATTGCGTACACCAGCAGCACGGCGCACGGGGAGATGAACGTGCCTCTCTTTGCCGGCCTGGTGGCACAATTTTGTGCACGGGTCGGCGTCCTCAAGGAGACGAAAAAGACCACAGTGCTGCCTATTAACAATCTATTCTACTGCGGCGGACCGCTGACTCTGCGAGGATTCAAGTACGGCGGCGCCGGGCCAGTCATCGATGGCACGCCCATTGGTGCACAAACGTTTTGGTGCACGGGCGCACACTTGTGGACACCGTTGCCGTTTGCAGGCGTCTTCAAGGGCCTGGCTAGTCATTTTCGGTTGCATTTCTTTTACAATATGGGCAATAGCAATTCCTTTACAACGG ACAACATGCGCAGCGCCTTTGGCTTGGGCCTAGCTGTAAAACTGGCCGAGCGTGCTCGGATCGAGCTGAACTACTGTGTCCCGGTGCGTAGGCAGAGCACTGACAAGGTCTTGAATGGTTTCCAGTTTGGCATTGGCTACGAGTTCGTCTAA